A single window of Oncorhynchus keta strain PuntledgeMale-10-30-2019 chromosome 34, Oket_V2, whole genome shotgun sequence DNA harbors:
- the LOC118367523 gene encoding cytosolic 5'-nucleotidase 3-like isoform X2 — protein MPEFEKNTVHMRDPERVEQIICGMIKGGASKLQVITDFDMTLSRFAVNGKRCPTCHNIIDNCNLVTEDCRTKLLELKNKYYPIEIDPHLTMEEKYPFMVEWYFKSHTLLVEQRLQKDKLSEVVRDSDACLREGYEPFFDRLQQHNVPVFIFSAGLGDVLEEIIHQAGVYHPNVKVVSNFMDFDENGELRGFKGELIHVFNKHDGALRNTEYFKQVKDNCNIVLLGDSLGDLNMADGVPNVENILKIGFLNDKVEDRLEKYLDSYDIVLVKDETLDVPNSILQKII, from the exons ATGCCAGAGTTTGAGAAGAACACGGTCCACATGAGGGATCCAGAGCGGGTGGAGCAGATCATCTGTGGCATGATCAAGGGTGGTGCCTCCAAACTACAG GTCATCACTGACTTTGACATGACGTTAAGCCGGTTCGCAGTCAACGGCAAACGCTGCCCCACGTGTCATA ATATCATTGACAACTGCAATCTTGTCACCGAAGATTGTAGGACGAAG TTACTGGAGCTTAAGAACAAATATTACCCCATAGAGATCGACCCCCATCTAACGATGGAGGAGAAGTATCCATTTATGGTAGAATG gtatTTTAAGTCCCACACATTACTGGTGGAGCAGAGGCTACAGAAGGACAAACTCTCAGAGGTGGTGAGAGACTCAGACGCCTGCCTGAG GGAGGGTTATGAGCCGTTCTTTGACCGGCTCCAGCAGCACAACGTGCCCGTGTTCATCTTCTCAGCGGGTCTGGGAGACGTCCTGGAGGAGATCATCCACCAGGCGGGTGTCTACCACCCCAACGTCAAGGTGGTGTCCAACTTCATGGACTTCGACGAGAAT GGTGAGCTGAGGGGCTTCAAGGGAGAGCTGATCCATGTGTTCAACAAGCACGACGGCGCCCTGCGCAACACCGAGTACTTCAAACAGGTGAAGGACAACTGCAACATCGTGCTGCTGGGAGACTCATTAGGCGACCTCAACATGGCTGATGGCGTGCCCAATGTGGAGAACATCCTCAAGATCGGCTTCCTCAACGACAAG GTGGAGGATCGTTTGGAGAAATATCTGGACTCTTATGACATCGTCCTGGTAAAGGACGAGACTTTAGATGTGCCCAATTCCATCCTTCAGAAGATTAtataa